The following proteins are co-located in the Fructilactobacillus carniphilus genome:
- the dnaI gene encoding primosomal protein DnaI, giving the protein MKNVGKGLKTSMQNHHLTEQYQKLLQSVYADPDVQEFVREHQAELAPQAVQKSASKLYEFVNEKKKMAAGQTTFAPGYAPQLVVNDHLIEVAYQPTKDFLRRQRNQRMKNNFVTVGMTPEIKRVNFEDYEPTPDQEEVIIDLINFIENYEQDSQKHQKALYLYGPFGVGKTFVMAAMAHRLSDHGVKTMLVHFPSFAVELKNAIGDNTFKSKVDQVKKMPVLIIDDIGADSMSAWIRDDVLGVILEYRMQNQLPTFFTSNFSMDELAKEHLAVTARNEAEPLKAQRLMERIKFLARPVYLNGNNLRN; this is encoded by the coding sequence ATGAAAAACGTGGGGAAGGGGTTGAAAACTTCCATGCAAAACCACCATTTGACCGAACAGTACCAAAAACTGTTGCAATCCGTGTATGCTGACCCGGATGTGCAGGAATTTGTCCGGGAGCACCAAGCTGAATTGGCTCCCCAAGCGGTGCAAAAATCGGCGTCGAAGCTCTATGAATTTGTGAATGAGAAAAAGAAAATGGCAGCGGGACAGACTACTTTTGCCCCCGGATATGCGCCGCAACTAGTGGTAAACGATCATTTAATCGAGGTTGCCTACCAACCGACCAAAGACTTTTTACGACGGCAACGCAACCAACGGATGAAGAATAACTTTGTAACTGTGGGAATGACCCCTGAAATCAAACGGGTTAACTTTGAAGATTATGAGCCGACTCCCGATCAAGAAGAGGTCATTATTGATTTAATTAACTTCATTGAAAATTATGAACAGGATTCGCAGAAACACCAAAAGGCGTTGTATTTATACGGACCATTTGGGGTGGGAAAAACCTTTGTGATGGCTGCGATGGCGCACCGGCTCTCTGATCATGGCGTCAAAACCATGTTGGTGCACTTCCCATCGTTTGCAGTGGAACTAAAAAACGCGATTGGTGACAATACGTTTAAATCGAAGGTTGATCAAGTTAAAAAAATGCCGGTTTTGATTATTGATGATATCGGAGCAGATTCGATGTCTGCTTGGATTCGGGATGATGTGTTGGGTGTGATCTTGGAATACCGGATGCAAAATCAACTACCCACGTTTTTCACTTCTAACTTCTCTATGGATGAGTTAGCCAAGGAACATTTGGCAGTTACCGCCCGCAATGAAGCAGAGCCACTCAAGGCGCAACGATTAATGGAACGAATTAAATTCTTAGCTCGTCCGGTTTATTTGAATGGCAATAATTTAAGAAATTAA
- a CDS encoding DnaD domain protein, translating to MMTNNQHSIDPQSKFQVLRAHELTTEQRMSLDRLYLPMIGNDAYALVNLLWHQPQQFQGHFSLMSTLQIDAEALYQARLKLEGAGLLQVYTDQTQFHYRLVDPLTPVVFFENDTLSQFLLEMVGENQFVELTQQLLPTPVDVSNFDDQTHSFWQVFATQPTTGAPLVKAAQQRSQISESTTVKSDLPTVDLQLMLSILQSSFVNLADVKKNQPLFAVTKQLYGVEETEMARVVEQATNLTTNRFDKQKFQLLMARKYQSTPATQPEPQTTTNHADNANVSFTSQERELLQVAETTAPVPFLSAIKQEKGGYATAAEERSLRQLLEQNVLPSAVVNMLIYLLLVDRENPTLNKNLLDTIANDWAQRHIQTAAQALTEIKQREQRITKQRTKRTKQKQQTVKETLPEWAYQADHQRSTKQASASNRKLIKEKLAKLRNNQSEGSE from the coding sequence ATGATGACAAATAATCAGCATTCAATTGATCCGCAAAGTAAGTTTCAGGTTCTACGAGCACATGAATTGACCACAGAACAGCGAATGAGCCTGGATCGTTTGTATTTACCAATGATTGGTAACGATGCATATGCGTTGGTTAACTTACTGTGGCACCAACCGCAACAATTTCAGGGTCATTTTAGTTTGATGAGTACGTTACAAATTGATGCAGAAGCACTATACCAGGCTCGGCTAAAGCTAGAGGGAGCAGGGTTATTGCAGGTGTATACAGACCAAACCCAGTTTCATTACCGGTTGGTGGATCCACTGACGCCGGTGGTCTTTTTCGAAAATGACACGTTAAGTCAATTTTTGTTGGAAATGGTAGGCGAAAATCAATTTGTAGAACTAACGCAGCAATTGTTACCGACTCCGGTTGATGTAAGCAATTTTGATGATCAGACCCACAGCTTTTGGCAGGTTTTTGCGACGCAACCAACAACTGGTGCTCCGTTAGTCAAAGCAGCTCAGCAGCGGTCCCAGATTTCTGAATCAACCACGGTAAAATCAGATTTGCCCACCGTTGATCTCCAGTTAATGCTTAGTATCTTACAGAGTTCGTTTGTTAATTTAGCGGATGTAAAAAAGAATCAGCCTTTGTTTGCGGTAACTAAACAGCTTTATGGAGTAGAGGAAACGGAGATGGCTCGGGTAGTTGAACAAGCTACTAATCTCACTACCAATCGCTTTGACAAGCAGAAGTTTCAGTTACTAATGGCGAGAAAATATCAGTCGACGCCAGCCACTCAGCCAGAACCGCAGACAACGACTAATCATGCTGATAACGCTAACGTTAGTTTTACTAGTCAAGAACGCGAGCTACTCCAAGTAGCTGAAACTACCGCGCCGGTTCCTTTTTTAAGTGCTATCAAACAAGAAAAAGGTGGGTATGCGACAGCTGCCGAAGAGCGATCGTTACGCCAATTGTTGGAACAAAACGTTTTACCCAGTGCGGTAGTCAACATGCTCATTTACTTATTGCTGGTCGATCGGGAAAATCCGACACTGAATAAAAATTTGTTAGATACGATTGCCAATGACTGGGCTCAGCGTCACATTCAAACCGCAGCTCAGGCGCTGACAGAAATTAAGCAACGTGAACAACGAATAACGAAGCAGCGCACCAAGCGAACGAAGCAAAAACAACAAACGGTAAAAGAAACCTTGCCAGAATGGGCTTATCAAGCTGATCATCAACGGTCGACGAAGCAGGCTTCGGCCTCTAATCGAAAATTAATTAAAGAAAAACTAGCAAAATTACGGAATAATCAATCAGAGGGGAGTGAATAG
- the nrdR gene encoding transcriptional regulator NrdR has product MKCPRCHQASSKVIDSRPLDGGTEIRRRRECEHCGYRFTTFETIEATPLLVIKKNGDREEFSTDKLLRGIIRSCEKRPVSMAQMNEIVNQTKQNIENQDTGSHEVSSKAIGESVMNGLKDVDEIAYIRFASVYRQFKDMNEFYAKMQELMGNETASSSESDHDDK; this is encoded by the coding sequence ATGAAGTGTCCAAGGTGTCACCAAGCTTCGTCTAAAGTGATTGATAGTCGTCCCCTAGATGGGGGAACAGAAATTAGGCGGCGGCGAGAATGTGAGCACTGTGGTTATCGGTTTACCACGTTTGAAACAATTGAAGCTACTCCGTTACTGGTTATTAAGAAGAACGGTGACCGGGAAGAATTTAGTACTGATAAATTACTCCGAGGGATTATTCGTTCGTGTGAAAAACGGCCGGTGTCGATGGCGCAAATGAATGAGATCGTTAATCAGACCAAACAGAACATCGAAAATCAAGATACCGGCAGTCATGAAGTTTCTAGTAAAGCAATTGGGGAATCCGTTATGAACGGTCTTAAAGATGTGGATGAGATTGCGTACATTCGGTTTGCCAGTGTGTACCGTCAATTTAAAGACATGAATGAATTTTATGCTAAAATGCAAGAATTAATGGGAAATGAGACAGCTTCATCATCAGAAAGTGATCATGATGACAAATAA
- the coaE gene encoding dephospho-CoA kinase (Dephospho-CoA kinase (CoaE) performs the final step in coenzyme A biosynthesis.), translating into MTRIIGLTGGIATGKSTAAAYLREQGFPVLDLDQLTHELEDYDHDVIQQITAIFGSAVQTDGQIDRQKLGRVVFNNPHQLKQLVRIINPALLKVITETTASDWLILDAPTLFENGFTSYVDLILMVTCDPLVQMQRLIARDQVSISWASRLIGAQWSQQTKAALADQVVDSTYGKQQLCRELQRFIENLR; encoded by the coding sequence GTGACTAGAATAATTGGATTGACGGGCGGCATTGCCACCGGTAAATCAACGGCAGCTGCTTATTTGCGGGAACAAGGGTTTCCGGTTTTGGATTTAGATCAACTGACGCATGAGTTAGAGGACTACGATCATGATGTGATTCAACAAATTACGGCCATTTTTGGCTCAGCAGTACAAACGGACGGACAGATTGATCGCCAAAAATTGGGTCGCGTTGTTTTTAATAATCCGCACCAGTTAAAACAACTAGTTCGGATTATTAATCCGGCCCTATTAAAGGTCATCACGGAAACAACGGCTTCTGACTGGTTGATTCTGGATGCCCCGACCTTGTTTGAAAACGGGTTTACCAGTTACGTAGATTTAATTTTAATGGTGACCTGTGACCCCCTGGTCCAGATGCAGCGGCTAATTGCGCGGGATCAGGTTTCGATTAGTTGGGCTAGTCGATTAATCGGGGCCCAGTGGTCACAACAAACTAAGGCTGCTTTAGCCGATCAGGTCGTTGACAGTACCTACGGCAAACAGCAACTTTGTCGAGAACTCCAGCGTTTTATTGAGAATCTGAGGTGA
- the mutM gene encoding DNA-formamidopyrimidine glycosylase, with amino-acid sequence MPELPEVETVRSGLTKLVQGATIESVEVLYPKMINIPAADFEKELAGKQIIRIDRRGKYLLFRLSDDLTLVSHLRMEGKYEVEPEGSPRPKHTNIVFHLNDGRELWYKDTRMFGKMALVKDDEVMNLSGLNKIGPEPTDADLSFTYLKERLHKSHRKIKAFLLDQSQVAGLGNIYCDEVLWMSKIHPEQMTNYVSDAEIETLRQNIIKEIAAAIKGHGTTVHSYSNAFGEAGEFQNQLQAYGRKGEPCRRCGTPMEKIKVAQRGTTFCPQCQVVHGDLSD; translated from the coding sequence ATGCCTGAATTACCAGAAGTAGAAACCGTCCGTTCCGGACTAACTAAATTAGTGCAAGGCGCAACAATTGAATCCGTTGAAGTCTTGTACCCGAAAATGATTAATATCCCTGCTGCTGATTTTGAAAAGGAGCTTGCGGGTAAACAAATTATTCGGATTGACCGCCGGGGAAAGTATTTATTATTTCGACTCAGTGATGATTTAACCCTGGTTTCGCACTTGCGGATGGAAGGAAAATACGAAGTTGAGCCAGAGGGATCGCCACGACCTAAACATACCAATATCGTTTTTCATCTCAACGATGGCCGCGAGTTGTGGTACAAGGATACTCGGATGTTTGGAAAAATGGCGCTCGTAAAGGATGACGAGGTCATGAATTTATCAGGATTAAATAAAATTGGTCCCGAACCAACGGATGCTGACTTAAGTTTTACGTATCTTAAAGAACGACTGCATAAATCCCATCGAAAAATCAAGGCCTTCTTACTGGATCAATCCCAAGTCGCAGGTCTCGGTAACATTTATTGTGACGAGGTGCTGTGGATGTCTAAAATTCATCCAGAGCAAATGACTAACTATGTTAGTGATGCAGAGATTGAAACGCTTCGGCAAAACATTATTAAAGAAATTGCTGCTGCCATTAAAGGGCATGGAACCACGGTGCACTCGTATTCGAACGCCTTTGGTGAAGCCGGCGAATTTCAAAATCAACTACAGGCTTATGGTCGGAAAGGTGAACCGTGCCGACGATGTGGAACACCCATGGAAAAAATTAAAGTGGCTCAACGGGGAACGACCTTCTGTCCCCAGTGCCAAGTGGTTCATGGTGATTTAAGTGACTAG
- the polA gene encoding DNA polymerase I encodes MGVKKILLIDGNSLFYKAFFALYQSLDRFTNQEGLHTNALYGFNRMLNDMLARVQPDAVLAAFDAGQTTFRTKMYDEYKGGRDKMPEELREQFPYVMDLLKARGIKTYELDNFEADDIIGTTAKQAEAAGYEVTVVTGDRDLTQLCSKQTTVKVSKKGVSDIEAYTPEYVEATMGIKPAQIVDVKGLQGDTSDNYPGVEKVGPKTALKLVKQFGTIENLYQHLDEVSGKKLKEHLVQDQKQAFLSKELATIKRDAPLTVGLSDMKYLGDQEPALQDFYQKMNFRSFLTEAGTEKTVTTELPKVEYTILTAENAVELDQFTTEIAVNVEMLTANYHVADQVGLVLGTPENWYVTNDIDLVENEHVKRLLESTTVKKNVFDNKAQRVALQRDGVRLQNVDFDMLLVSYLLNTLNNADDVGEVALQHDYQGVLPDQDVYGKGKSLKLPELPAFYAHLVRKALAISSLKDQMLTGLTEHQQSNLYREMELPLSEVLAQMEITGIKVDPERLDELKSKFQERVSELQQGIYQDAGQEFNIGSPKQLGEILFEKLKLPVIKKTKTGYSTSVDVLEKLAPEHPIIEKILAYRQLTKLISTYIDGIKSDILSDQKVHTRYLQTLTQTGRLSSVDPNLQNIPVRTEEGRKIREAFVPSHPDWVLFSSDYSQIELRVLAAISGDQNMKAAFASDEDIHAVTARRIFELGETETVDANLRRQAKAVNFGIVYGISSYGLAHNTGISNPEAKRFIDKYFHEYPGVKEYMDNSVAFAKQHGYVETISKRRRYIPEITSRSFHQRQFAERIAMNSPIQGSAADIIKAAMIRMNHVLATEGLQARMLLQIHDELILEAPQTEVATLAKIVPEVMDSIMKTDPLLQKAAVNFDVPLKVESHSGDNWYNIKK; translated from the coding sequence ATGGGTGTCAAAAAGATATTATTAATTGACGGCAATTCCTTATTTTATAAGGCTTTTTTTGCTCTCTATCAATCGTTAGACCGCTTTACTAATCAAGAGGGACTCCATACGAATGCATTGTATGGATTTAACCGGATGTTAAATGACATGTTAGCTCGAGTGCAACCTGATGCAGTCTTAGCGGCGTTTGATGCTGGTCAAACTACCTTTCGGACTAAAATGTATGACGAGTACAAGGGTGGCCGGGATAAAATGCCGGAAGAATTGCGAGAACAGTTTCCGTATGTGATGGATTTATTGAAGGCTCGCGGCATTAAGACCTACGAACTCGATAACTTTGAAGCTGATGATATCATCGGGACCACTGCCAAACAGGCGGAAGCAGCTGGATATGAGGTAACGGTTGTGACCGGCGATCGGGATTTAACCCAACTTTGTTCGAAACAAACCACTGTAAAAGTTTCAAAAAAGGGAGTTAGTGACATCGAAGCTTACACTCCTGAGTACGTGGAAGCAACGATGGGAATTAAGCCTGCTCAAATTGTGGATGTGAAAGGGTTGCAAGGAGATACCTCTGATAATTATCCGGGAGTAGAAAAGGTTGGACCCAAAACGGCGCTTAAATTAGTGAAGCAGTTTGGGACGATTGAGAACCTGTATCAACACCTAGACGAGGTTTCTGGAAAAAAATTAAAGGAACACCTGGTACAGGACCAAAAACAAGCCTTTTTATCTAAGGAACTAGCAACCATTAAGCGCGATGCGCCCCTCACGGTGGGCTTATCCGACATGAAATATTTGGGTGATCAAGAACCAGCACTGCAAGATTTTTACCAAAAAATGAACTTTCGCAGTTTCTTAACGGAAGCTGGAACAGAAAAAACAGTAACTACAGAACTGCCGAAGGTAGAATACACGATTTTGACCGCTGAAAATGCAGTGGAATTAGATCAGTTTACTACCGAAATTGCGGTTAACGTGGAAATGTTGACGGCTAATTATCACGTGGCGGATCAAGTCGGATTGGTACTAGGGACTCCAGAGAACTGGTACGTAACAAATGACATTGACTTAGTGGAAAATGAGCACGTTAAACGATTGTTAGAGAGTACTACCGTCAAAAAGAACGTTTTTGATAATAAAGCGCAACGTGTCGCTTTGCAGCGGGATGGAGTTCGATTACAAAACGTTGACTTTGATATGTTGCTGGTCTCGTATTTGTTAAATACCTTGAATAACGCTGATGATGTGGGCGAGGTGGCCCTGCAACACGATTATCAAGGAGTTTTGCCAGATCAAGATGTCTATGGGAAAGGTAAAAGTCTCAAGTTACCGGAGTTACCCGCATTTTATGCCCATTTGGTGCGCAAAGCGTTAGCGATTAGTTCATTAAAGGACCAAATGTTGACGGGACTAACGGAACACCAACAGTCCAATTTATACCGGGAAATGGAACTGCCGTTATCGGAAGTACTAGCACAGATGGAAATTACCGGAATTAAGGTTGATCCAGAGCGTCTAGATGAGTTAAAGAGTAAGTTTCAAGAACGAGTTTCGGAATTACAGCAGGGTATTTATCAGGACGCCGGTCAGGAATTTAACATTGGGTCTCCGAAGCAGCTGGGAGAAATTCTGTTTGAAAAACTCAAGCTCCCGGTAATTAAAAAGACCAAGACCGGTTATTCAACCTCGGTCGACGTGTTAGAAAAATTAGCTCCCGAACATCCCATCATCGAAAAGATTTTAGCCTACCGGCAGTTAACCAAGTTAATTTCCACCTATATTGATGGGATTAAGAGCGATATCCTTAGTGATCAAAAGGTGCACACTCGTTACCTGCAAACATTAACCCAGACGGGACGGTTGTCTTCGGTTGATCCCAACTTACAAAACATTCCGGTGCGGACGGAAGAAGGACGTAAAATTCGTGAAGCCTTTGTTCCATCTCATCCGGACTGGGTCTTATTCTCTTCCGATTACTCCCAAATCGAGTTGCGGGTGTTGGCCGCCATTTCCGGTGACCAGAACATGAAAGCAGCCTTTGCTAGTGACGAAGATATCCATGCGGTCACTGCCCGTCGCATTTTTGAACTAGGCGAAACGGAGACCGTAGACGCAAACCTAAGACGGCAAGCCAAAGCGGTTAACTTTGGGATTGTGTATGGAATTAGTTCGTACGGATTGGCTCATAACACCGGAATTTCTAATCCGGAAGCCAAGCGTTTTATCGATAAGTACTTTCATGAATATCCGGGAGTAAAGGAGTACATGGATAACAGCGTGGCGTTTGCTAAACAGCATGGATATGTCGAAACAATTTCGAAACGGCGCCGTTACATCCCGGAAATTACATCCCGGAGTTTTCACCAACGCCAGTTTGCAGAACGAATCGCGATGAATTCTCCCATTCAAGGAAGCGCGGCCGATATCATTAAAGCGGCCATGATTCGCATGAATCACGTGTTGGCAACGGAAGGATTACAGGCACGGATGTTGCTGCAAATTCATGATGAGTTAATTTTGGAAGCACCCCAAACAGAAGTTGCAACGTTAGCTAAAATTGTGCCGGAGGTCATGGATTCGATTATGAAAACGGATCCGTTGCTCCAAAAAGCGGCCGTTAATTTTGACGTTCCGTTAAAAGTGGAGAGTCATTCCGGTGACAATTGGTATAATATAAAAAAATAA
- the murC gene encoding UDP-N-acetylmuramate--L-alanine ligase: MTEAEPKLTKELTYYFVGIKGTGMSAMALVVKDMGFQVEGSDIDKYTFTQKGLEDAGIPIHSFNPDNIKPGMALVVGNAFKDDQPEVLRAKELGLPIYRYPEFLGQLIKGYTSIAVCGAHGKTSTTGLLAHVLSGIAPTDYLIGDGSGNAVPDARFFVYEADEYRRHFMPTYPDYAIMTNIDFDHPDYYTGIDDVFDAFQTFASHVKKGIFAWGDDPYLRKLKVDVPVYYYGTGENDDFRALDVKRTTTGSTFNVVFRGRDLGRFEIPLFGEHNVLNALAVIAVSYFEEVDLAEIRRELMTFKGVKRRFAQVKVNDMTIIDDYAHHPSEIRATLDAARQEYPNKKIVVVFQPHTFSRTIAYLDDFADTLGKADQVYVTKIYGSPREKSGDVSSQDLVDKIPGSALITEDNMSPLLDFHDDVVIFMGAGDIQKYERTYEDLLSHLSKKVN; encoded by the coding sequence ATGACAGAAGCAGAACCAAAGTTAACCAAGGAGTTAACTTATTACTTTGTGGGGATTAAGGGAACCGGAATGAGTGCAATGGCCCTCGTAGTGAAGGACATGGGTTTTCAGGTTGAAGGATCAGACATTGACAAATATACTTTTACCCAAAAGGGGTTAGAAGATGCCGGCATTCCGATTCACTCCTTTAATCCAGATAACATTAAACCGGGCATGGCATTGGTCGTCGGGAATGCGTTTAAGGATGATCAACCAGAGGTCTTACGAGCCAAAGAATTAGGCCTACCGATTTACCGCTACCCTGAATTTTTAGGTCAATTAATTAAGGGGTATACCAGCATCGCAGTTTGTGGTGCGCACGGAAAAACCAGCACGACGGGATTGTTAGCCCACGTGTTGAGTGGAATTGCTCCAACTGATTATTTAATCGGAGATGGATCAGGGAATGCGGTTCCCGATGCTCGTTTTTTTGTTTATGAAGCAGACGAATACCGACGCCATTTTATGCCAACTTACCCTGACTATGCCATTATGACTAACATTGATTTTGATCATCCAGATTACTATACCGGAATTGATGATGTGTTTGATGCCTTTCAAACTTTTGCTAGTCACGTTAAAAAGGGCATTTTTGCGTGGGGGGATGATCCCTATTTACGTAAGTTGAAAGTAGATGTTCCTGTTTACTACTATGGAACGGGAGAAAATGATGATTTTCGTGCCCTTGATGTAAAACGGACGACTACCGGTTCAACCTTTAACGTTGTCTTTCGAGGTCGGGACTTAGGTCGCTTTGAAATTCCCCTATTTGGGGAGCATAACGTGTTAAACGCACTCGCTGTAATCGCAGTTTCTTACTTTGAAGAGGTTGATTTAGCGGAAATTCGCCGCGAATTGATGACTTTCAAGGGGGTTAAACGGCGGTTTGCCCAGGTGAAGGTGAACGACATGACCATTATTGATGACTACGCCCACCATCCTTCAGAGATTCGGGCTACTTTAGACGCTGCTCGACAAGAATATCCCAATAAAAAGATTGTGGTGGTTTTTCAACCACACACCTTTAGTCGGACCATTGCGTACCTGGATGACTTTGCTGACACGTTGGGAAAAGCGGATCAAGTGTACGTCACCAAGATTTATGGCTCCCCTCGCGAAAAATCTGGTGATGTCTCTAGCCAGGACTTAGTTGATAAGATTCCTGGTAGTGCTCTGATTACTGAAGACAATATGTCACCACTTTTGGACTTTCATGATGACGTCGTAATCTTTATGGGAGCGGGAGACATCCAGAAGTACGAACGTACTTACGAAGATTTACTGAGTCATTTGAGTAAAAAGGTTAATTAG
- a CDS encoding DNA translocase FtsK, translated as MTMNHYDGPAFFRKFYVERKSLGIKAPIFDPNNSERSDWSAPVIRQQERAITTKSAGTSKIDQSKKKKQTVSQLQTERQQQSHPANLVEKTRAFQPQFVPDKAAFYSSQRTEFNRNYQRAITALESNPEDLILLATAQGEDSIAEPEIAISTVTEPAQSTSTTLMVTEQPNNEAATSSSVDSQNENKNENTVDNYQSRAVKLDHSKGLGHSLADILQAERGQADHLSLFERDNVPQMKPASQATTAAGKDSGISTEVTSKTAAAHSEPEPLGKLDQQPETSASASESLEQSDSLSTSTMMTTDDQTVSDEQMGYHFPQLELLKPSVQVDEADLDNWIADQAEKLDDTLQAFNVDGHVVDWTNGPTVTQFQVKLALGVKVSKVTNLNDDLKLALAAKDIRIEAPIPGRSTVGIEIPNPKPHPVMLREILADQHFQTDTVKTEIAMGMNIEGQPVMADLKKMPHALIAGATGSGKSVFINSLLLSLLYHATPRDLRMILIDPKAVELAPYNEIPHLLAPVISQPQEAAAALKWVTEEMDRRYERLTAAGVRNIEQYNRQAQKTDHAADRLPYILVVIDELADLMMTSANEVQDYIVRITQKARAAGIHLVVATQRPSVDIVTGTIKNNIPTRVAFMVSSQVDSRTIIDQAGAERLLGKGDMLYLGNGANKPERLQGAFVTSEEVEKVTDFVRTQGPAHYEFQPAGLLKSANQAATHDELWNSVLEYIAGEENVSTSKLQRVFSIGYNRAASIIDDLEQHNFISGQQGSKPREIYLTKEQYAQLNL; from the coding sequence ATGACAATGAATCATTACGATGGTCCCGCTTTTTTTCGGAAGTTTTATGTAGAACGGAAAAGTCTTGGGATTAAAGCTCCTATTTTTGATCCCAATAATTCTGAACGTTCCGATTGGTCTGCACCAGTAATCAGACAGCAGGAACGGGCAATCACAACCAAATCTGCTGGAACTTCTAAAATTGATCAATCTAAAAAAAAGAAGCAGACGGTGTCTCAACTGCAAACCGAGCGCCAGCAGCAGTCGCATCCAGCTAACCTAGTGGAAAAGACACGCGCCTTTCAGCCCCAGTTTGTGCCTGATAAGGCTGCTTTTTACAGTTCTCAACGAACTGAGTTTAATCGGAATTACCAACGGGCGATTACGGCGCTAGAATCAAATCCTGAAGATTTGATTTTATTGGCAACTGCTCAGGGAGAAGATTCGATTGCTGAGCCAGAGATTGCCATTTCGACAGTTACCGAGCCAGCTCAATCAACCTCCACCACGTTGATGGTTACTGAACAACCAAACAACGAAGCTGCAACATCCTCATCAGTTGATTCACAAAATGAAAACAAAAATGAAAACACTGTGGATAACTATCAATCAAGAGCTGTTAAACTTGATCATAGCAAGGGATTAGGTCATTCATTAGCAGATATTTTGCAGGCCGAACGGGGACAGGCCGACCACTTAAGTTTATTTGAAAGGGACAATGTTCCTCAGATGAAACCAGCATCACAAGCAACGACAGCTGCGGGAAAAGATTCTGGAATTTCAACTGAAGTTACATCTAAAACAGCGGCTGCTCATTCCGAACCAGAACCGCTAGGTAAGCTAGACCAGCAACCGGAAACTAGTGCCAGTGCTTCAGAATCATTAGAACAATCAGATTCGTTATCCACTAGCACGATGATGACCACTGACGATCAAACTGTTTCTGATGAACAAATGGGATACCACTTTCCGCAATTAGAGCTATTAAAGCCATCAGTCCAGGTCGATGAAGCCGACTTAGATAACTGGATTGCTGATCAAGCCGAAAAACTCGATGATACTTTGCAGGCCTTTAACGTTGATGGTCATGTGGTTGATTGGACAAATGGTCCGACGGTTACTCAATTTCAAGTCAAGCTGGCACTGGGAGTTAAAGTTAGTAAGGTTACCAACCTGAATGATGATTTGAAACTAGCCTTAGCAGCAAAAGACATTCGGATTGAAGCACCCATTCCAGGACGCTCCACGGTAGGAATTGAAATTCCGAACCCGAAGCCACATCCGGTCATGTTACGGGAAATTTTAGCGGATCAGCATTTTCAAACGGACACGGTCAAAACCGAAATTGCTATGGGGATGAACATCGAAGGACAACCGGTGATGGCTGATTTGAAAAAGATGCCGCACGCCTTGATTGCCGGGGCCACTGGTTCAGGGAAAAGTGTCTTTATTAATAGTTTGTTGTTATCGTTGCTGTACCATGCCACCCCCCGCGATTTGCGGATGATTTTAATTGATCCGAAAGCCGTCGAATTGGCTCCCTACAATGAAATTCCGCACTTGCTGGCTCCAGTAATTTCGCAACCGCAAGAGGCTGCAGCCGCTTTAAAATGGGTTACAGAGGAAATGGATCGCCGTTACGAACGACTAACGGCCGCTGGGGTTAGAAACATTGAGCAGTATAATCGGCAAGCACAAAAGACAGACCATGCTGCCGATCGGTTACCATATATCTTGGTTGTAATCGACGAATTGGCCGATTTGATGATGACATCTGCCAACGAGGTTCAGGATTACATTGTCCGAATTACTCAAAAAGCCCGGGCCGCCGGAATTCATTTGGTGGTGGCCACGCAGCGTCCTAGTGTAGACATTGTGACGGGAACCATTAAAAATAACATTCCGACCCGAGTGGCTTTTATGGTTTCTAGTCAAGTTGATTCCCGCACAATTATTGATCAAGCTGGCGCTGAACGCTTGTTAGGGAAGGGTGATATGTTGTATCTTGGTAATGGTGCAAATAAACCAGAACGACTACAAGGGGCGTTTGTAACCAGTGAGGAAGTTGAAAAGGTGACCGATTTCGTTCGAACGCAGGGACCAGCTCACTATGAGTTTCAACCAGCTGGCCTCTTAAAGAGTGCTAATCAAGCCGCCACCCATGATGAACTATGGAATTCGGTTTTAGAGTACATTGCTGGAGAAGAGAATGTGTCAACCTCGAAATTGCAACGAGTCTTTTCGATTGGGTATAACCGTGCCGCTAGTATCATTGACGACCTAGAACAGCATAATTTTATTTCTGGGCAACAGGGATCCAAGCCGCGAGAAATTTATCTAACTAAAGAGCAGTATGCACAACTTAACCTCTAA